One Vicinamibacterales bacterium DNA window includes the following coding sequences:
- a CDS encoding DNA methyltransferase produces the protein MREQLGLFETKPPERCLEPGSLAGELTDFVYDGRTTVVSTTAAMAVDGREVQVPTFTNEFWTSRQRAAHSLQEVSYRACFKPQLPRFFIERLTEAGACVFDPFMGRGTTPLEAALLGRRPAGNDINPLSRVLVGPRLEPPDAASVDERLRRLDLSSSAESRGDLLAFFHPETLSEICALRDYFLEGEAAGTLDPVDRWIRMVAVNRLTGHSPGFFSVYTLPPNQAVSVEGQLKINADRKQVPPRRDVKHIIARKTKSLLLDCDAATRRTLSLGGRAPLLMVGPADHTPALEDGSVDLVVTSPPFLDVVNYSADNWLRCWFCGVEAGAVNITIAKRVDRWGDAMTRVLAELHRVVRPGGHVAFEVGEVRAGTVKLEETVIPAAASVGFEPELVLVNAQTFTKTANCWGVSNNQRGTNTNRVVVLRRG, from the coding sequence ATGCGCGAACAGCTGGGTTTGTTTGAGACAAAGCCTCCGGAGCGATGCCTCGAGCCAGGATCGCTGGCCGGCGAGCTGACCGACTTCGTCTACGATGGCCGGACAACGGTCGTCTCGACGACCGCGGCGATGGCGGTCGACGGCCGTGAAGTGCAGGTGCCGACGTTCACGAACGAGTTCTGGACCAGCCGCCAGCGGGCCGCTCACAGTCTCCAGGAAGTATCCTACCGAGCCTGCTTCAAGCCCCAGCTGCCACGGTTCTTCATCGAGCGCCTGACGGAGGCAGGGGCCTGCGTGTTCGACCCGTTCATGGGTCGGGGCACCACCCCGCTCGAGGCGGCCCTCCTGGGCCGGCGTCCTGCCGGGAACGACATCAACCCGCTCAGCCGCGTGCTCGTCGGGCCTCGCCTCGAGCCTCCAGATGCCGCATCTGTTGACGAGCGGCTTCGGCGGCTGGACTTGTCGAGTTCGGCGGAATCACGCGGAGACCTGCTGGCGTTCTTTCATCCGGAGACCCTGTCCGAGATCTGCGCCCTTCGAGACTACTTCCTCGAAGGAGAGGCAGCCGGAACGCTCGACCCGGTTGATCGATGGATCAGGATGGTCGCGGTCAACCGTCTGACGGGACACTCTCCAGGGTTCTTCTCGGTCTACACGTTGCCGCCGAACCAAGCCGTGTCGGTTGAAGGGCAGCTCAAGATCAACGCGGACCGGAAGCAGGTGCCTCCGCGTCGCGATGTCAAACACATCATCGCGCGGAAGACGAAGTCGCTGCTCCTCGATTGCGACGCCGCGACCCGGCGGACGCTCAGCCTGGGCGGTCGGGCGCCGTTGCTGATGGTCGGTCCCGCGGACCACACGCCGGCACTCGAGGACGGCTCGGTCGATCTCGTCGTGACCTCGCCTCCCTTCCTGGACGTCGTCAACTACTCGGCGGACAACTGGTTGCGATGCTGGTTCTGTGGAGTCGAGGCTGGGGCCGTGAACATCACGATCGCGAAGCGAGTCGACCGGTGGGGAGACGCCATGACTCGCGTGTTAGCGGAGCTGCACCGCGTTGTTCGGCCGGGTGGCCATGTGGCCTTCGAGGTCGGTGAAGTACGCGCCGGCACGGTCAAGCTCGAAGAGACCGTCATTCCGGCCGCCGCCAGCGTGGGGTTCGAGCCGGAACTGGTCCTGGTCAACGCCCAGACGTTCACGAAGACCGCGAACTGCTGGGGCGTCAGCAACAACCAGCGCGGCACGAACACCAACCGGGTCGTCGTGCTTCGACGAGGCTGA